The Sulfitobacter guttiformis genome contains a region encoding:
- the obgE gene encoding GTPase ObgE has product MKFLDLTKVYIRSGAGGGGCVSFRREKYIEYGGPDGGDGGNGGSVWAEAVDGLNTLIDFRYQQHFFAKNGQPGMGKQRTGKDGDDIVLRVPVGTEILDEDQETVIFDMTELGQRVRLAGGGNGGWGNLHFKSATNQAPRRSNPGQDGVERELWLRLKLIADVGLLGLPNAGKSTFLAATSNARPKIADYPFTTLHPNLGVVGVDNAEFVIADIPGLIEGAHEGRGLGHRFLGHVERCSVLMHLVDGTSETIVEDYHTIINELEAYGGELADRPRITVLNKIDALDEEELASACENLKKASGGPVMQMSAVAKTNTVEVLRALRSQIDADRIRQSTSEEEAPWQP; this is encoded by the coding sequence ATGAAGTTCCTCGACCTTACCAAAGTCTATATTCGCTCCGGTGCCGGTGGCGGCGGCTGTGTGTCGTTCCGCCGCGAGAAATACATCGAGTACGGCGGCCCCGATGGCGGTGATGGCGGCAATGGCGGCTCTGTGTGGGCAGAGGCAGTGGACGGATTGAACACGCTCATTGATTTCCGCTATCAACAGCATTTTTTCGCCAAAAACGGCCAGCCGGGAATGGGAAAGCAGCGTACCGGAAAAGACGGTGATGATATCGTCCTGCGCGTGCCTGTAGGTACCGAGATTCTTGACGAAGATCAGGAAACAGTAATCTTCGATATGACGGAACTGGGCCAGCGCGTGCGCCTTGCTGGTGGAGGCAACGGCGGCTGGGGTAACCTGCATTTCAAGTCTGCAACTAATCAGGCGCCGCGCCGCTCCAATCCGGGTCAGGACGGGGTAGAGCGCGAATTGTGGCTTCGGCTCAAGCTGATTGCAGATGTGGGCCTACTGGGGCTGCCGAATGCGGGCAAATCCACATTCCTTGCCGCCACATCCAATGCACGGCCCAAGATTGCGGATTACCCGTTCACCACGCTTCACCCGAACCTCGGCGTGGTAGGTGTTGATAACGCTGAATTTGTTATTGCTGACATTCCGGGACTGATTGAAGGCGCCCATGAGGGCCGCGGGCTCGGGCACCGGTTTCTTGGACACGTCGAGCGGTGTTCTGTTCTCATGCATTTGGTGGACGGAACATCTGAAACGATTGTGGAAGATTATCATACCATTATCAACGAACTTGAAGCCTATGGCGGTGAGTTGGCGGACCGACCTCGCATTACGGTGCTCAATAAAATTGATGCTTTGGATGAGGAAGAGCTGGCAAGTGCCTGTGAGAATTTGAAGAAAGCCAGCGGTGGGCCGGTGATGCAAATGTCTGCAGTTGCTAAAACCAACACAGTCGAGGTCTTGCGCGCCTTGCGCAGCCAGATCGACGCGGACCGCATCCGCCAATCGACCTCTGAGGAGGAAGCACCTTGGCAACCTTGA
- a CDS encoding GNAT family N-acetyltransferase — protein sequence MTNLVSHQPTLSTERFDLRPVRLSDLILIEHYAADSRLAMHTPRLPHPLPPGVIAGFIERAMAHEREEDVWVMDGSGHNSGEVMGVISLMRLDRNQSEVGYWVAPPFWNTHVASDAVQALVAGNPLDNDAMFASVFHDNPASAKVLTNAGFAYLGDAEIFCLARNATVPTWTYSLKLR from the coding sequence ATGACTAATCTTGTGTCGCACCAACCCACATTATCGACAGAGCGGTTCGATTTGCGGCCTGTCCGTCTGTCCGACCTGATCTTGATCGAGCATTATGCCGCCGACAGTCGTCTGGCCATGCACACCCCGCGCCTGCCGCATCCGCTGCCACCCGGCGTGATCGCGGGCTTCATCGAGCGTGCCATGGCGCATGAGCGCGAAGAGGATGTGTGGGTCATGGACGGGTCGGGACACAACAGCGGTGAAGTAATGGGCGTGATCAGCCTCATGCGCCTTGACCGAAATCAAAGCGAGGTCGGCTATTGGGTCGCTCCACCGTTCTGGAATACTCATGTGGCATCGGATGCGGTACAGGCATTGGTTGCGGGTAATCCGCTGGACAATGATGCCATGTTCGCAAGCGTCTTCCATGATAATCCCGCTTCTGCCAAAGTACTCACAAACGCCGGTTTCGCCTATCTGGGTGATGCCGAGATATTCTGCCTTGCGCGCAACGCCACCGTACCGACCTGGACCTACAGCCTCAAACTGCGGTAA
- a CDS encoding LysE family translocator, with product MLVSIALLPLAIFAASQIGTPGPANMALLATGARFGFRAALPFVAGVALGKQLIIWPIGFGLMGLAASAPALFTLLKYISAAYIIWLAWKVANLRLGHGDPAANVPGFGAGLIVHPLNPKAWAMIVGSFTAFVGPDIPTLTATATVAAILLACQLVMHPLWTLGGSAIAQTVAGTRAEPYLMWTLAGLTVASVLFVLFDGSL from the coding sequence ATGCTTGTGAGCATCGCCCTTCTTCCTCTCGCCATCTTCGCGGCTTCTCAGATAGGCACACCTGGGCCTGCCAATATGGCCTTGCTTGCTACAGGCGCGCGGTTCGGCTTTCGCGCCGCATTGCCTTTTGTGGCAGGCGTGGCGTTAGGCAAGCAACTAATCATCTGGCCAATCGGTTTCGGCCTGATGGGGCTGGCAGCATCAGCGCCCGCACTGTTCACCCTCCTAAAGTATATTTCGGCGGCTTATATTATCTGGCTGGCCTGGAAAGTTGCGAATTTGCGGCTGGGGCATGGTGACCCTGCTGCGAATGTGCCGGGATTTGGCGCAGGTCTTATCGTACATCCACTCAATCCCAAGGCATGGGCGATGATCGTGGGCAGTTTTACAGCGTTTGTCGGGCCTGACATTCCGACCCTGACTGCTACGGCAACGGTCGCCGCTATTTTGCTAGCCTGCCAGCTCGTCATGCACCCATTGTGGACACTCGGCGGCAGTGCAATCGCACAGACGGTTGCAGGTACCCGCGCAGAGCCTTATCTGATGTGGACATTGGCGGGCCTCACGGTGGCCTCTGTTCTTTTTGTACTCTTTGACGGAAGTTTGTGA
- the rpmA gene encoding 50S ribosomal protein L27: protein MAHKKAGGSSRNGRDSAGRRLGVKKYGGELVIPGNIVVRQRGTKFWPGENVGMGKDHTLFATVEGNVQFHKGLKNRTFISIVPVAEAAE, encoded by the coding sequence ATGGCACATAAAAAAGCAGGCGGCTCGTCCCGCAACGGTCGCGACTCAGCTGGTCGTCGTCTTGGCGTAAAAAAATATGGCGGCGAGCTTGTCATTCCAGGAAATATCGTGGTGCGTCAGCGCGGCACGAAGTTCTGGCCTGGTGAAAATGTTGGCATGGGCAAGGATCACACCCTGTTCGCCACAGTTGAAGGCAATGTTCAGTTCCACAAGGGTCTGAAAAACCGCACGTTCATTTCGATCGTACCGGTAGCGGAAGCTGCTGAATAA
- a CDS encoding 50S ribosomal protein L21, whose product MFAVLKTGGKQYKVQAGDMLRVERIAASAGDTVQFNEVLMLGGDTPTIGAPMIEDAGVQAEVVDQIKGEKVIHFVKRRRKHSSKRTKGHRQKLTLVKITEILASGAGKSGVAAAIGTGSVSAAAVAAITGKAVDAPVKKAKKAKAEKPAATEEAPKAKKPAAKKAAKADGDDLSQISGVGPVIVGKLHAEGITTFAQIAAWTDADVEAIEEKLSFKGRVGREDWIAQAKDLTKG is encoded by the coding sequence ATGTTTGCGGTCCTGAAAACAGGCGGTAAGCAATATAAAGTACAGGCGGGCGATATGCTGCGCGTGGAACGTATTGCGGCATCTGCCGGTGACACCGTTCAATTCAACGAAGTGCTGATGCTGGGTGGTGATACCCCCACAATCGGCGCGCCAATGATCGAAGATGCTGGCGTACAAGCCGAAGTCGTTGACCAGATCAAAGGCGAAAAAGTCATTCACTTTGTAAAGCGTCGCCGGAAGCACTCTTCCAAGCGCACCAAGGGCCACCGTCAGAAATTGACACTGGTGAAGATCACAGAGATCCTCGCATCCGGTGCCGGCAAGTCCGGTGTGGCCGCAGCAATCGGCACAGGCTCCGTTTCCGCCGCTGCCGTTGCCGCGATCACAGGCAAGGCCGTTGATGCTCCTGTGAAAAAAGCAAAAAAGGCCAAGGCAGAGAAACCTGCCGCGACTGAAGAAGCGCCAAAGGCAAAAAAGCCGGCAGCGAAGAAAGCCGCAAAGGCCGACGGCGATGATCTGTCCCAGATCTCTGGCGTAGGTCCGGTTATTGTGGGCAAGCTGCACGCAGAGGGTATCACAACCTTTGCGCAGATTGCTGCATGGACTGATGCGGACGTCGAAGCGATTGAAGAGAAACTGTCGTTCAAAGGTCGTGTGGGTCGTGAAGACTGGATCGCACAGGCCAAAGATCTGACAAAAGGTTAA
- a CDS encoding DUF2059 domain-containing protein, which yields MKRLFVPRIIAALMIVLTALPAWADARHTVLMDVLKINELSAILHEEGLEFGATLNREWLEEKGGPAWSGQVVRIYDTLRISEGIRAGLEPAFEGDELEQAISFFASDLGSKIVSLENSARAAMGDPLIEEEARARFAQVQEGDDPKLAQIERMIEAGDLLNRNVTSTLNANYQFLRALVDGDVYVMSDEEILSDVQAEREAITADTLNWLGGFMTLAYSPLSVDELTTYADFASSPAGKALNSGFFAGFDPLYEDISYALGRAMAFNMAAEEL from the coding sequence ATGAAGCGCCTGTTTGTACCCCGCATTATTGCGGCGCTGATGATAGTGCTGACCGCGCTGCCCGCATGGGCCGATGCGCGGCACACCGTTCTGATGGACGTGCTTAAGATCAATGAGCTGAGCGCCATTCTGCATGAAGAGGGACTTGAATTCGGGGCCACGCTCAACCGCGAATGGCTAGAAGAGAAGGGCGGTCCGGCATGGTCGGGGCAAGTGGTCCGCATTTACGATACGCTGCGTATTTCCGAAGGAATTCGGGCAGGGCTGGAACCGGCCTTCGAGGGCGATGAACTAGAGCAGGCGATCAGCTTTTTTGCATCTGATCTGGGCTCGAAGATTGTTTCGCTGGAGAATTCTGCACGCGCTGCCATGGGCGATCCACTTATCGAAGAAGAAGCCCGCGCGCGGTTTGCGCAGGTGCAGGAGGGGGATGATCCCAAGCTGGCCCAGATTGAGCGGATGATCGAGGCGGGCGATTTGCTTAACCGCAATGTGACTTCAACGCTCAATGCCAACTACCAGTTTTTGCGCGCTTTGGTCGACGGCGATGTTTATGTGATGAGCGATGAGGAGATCCTCAGCGACGTGCAGGCCGAGCGCGAGGCCATTACCGCAGACACGCTCAACTGGTTAGGTGGGTTTATGACACTTGCTTATAGCCCTTTAAGTGTAGACGAGCTGACAACTTATGCCGATTTTGCATCCTCTCCTGCAGGAAAAGCGCTGAATTCAGGGTTCTTTGCCGGATTTGATCCGCTTTATGAGGATATCTCCTATGCATTGGGACGTGCCATGGCGTTCAACATGGCTGCCGAAGAGCTTTAG
- a CDS encoding DUF2059 domain-containing protein, translated as MQLIRHAVMIPIVTMMLGVGALGVSAQTAPRESLEAFLEVTGFDVALESIALSADAAPEMLGLQADDFGSEWQRLVGEVFETSLMHDMAVDILAKTLTEPLLVHAADFYATDLGQRLVVAENSSHMIEQDGLKSESGAQIIEGLNGIGSPRVAILERLNRASGSEDSSVRSIQEVQIRFLMAAAGAGVIELQMDEPDLREAMAAQEEELRASLRVSALEGSAYTYQAFSDEEMVTYAEALEKPEMKQVYDLMNAVQYEIMADRFEAVAARLRLMQPSQDL; from the coding sequence ATGCAGTTGATCCGCCATGCCGTAATGATCCCAATTGTCACAATGATGCTTGGGGTGGGCGCGTTGGGTGTCTCCGCCCAGACCGCGCCCCGTGAGAGCCTTGAGGCTTTCCTCGAAGTGACGGGATTTGATGTCGCACTCGAAAGCATTGCATTGTCAGCAGACGCTGCACCCGAGATGCTGGGACTACAGGCTGACGACTTTGGCTCCGAGTGGCAGCGCCTTGTAGGGGAGGTGTTCGAGACCTCGCTTATGCATGATATGGCTGTTGATATCCTTGCTAAAACCCTGACAGAGCCTTTGCTCGTCCACGCGGCGGATTTCTACGCCACGGATCTGGGTCAGCGACTGGTAGTTGCCGAAAACAGCTCGCATATGATCGAGCAAGACGGCCTTAAATCCGAAAGCGGCGCACAGATTATCGAAGGGCTGAACGGTATCGGTTCGCCCCGTGTGGCGATCCTCGAGCGGCTTAACCGAGCCAGCGGCAGCGAGGACAGCTCTGTCCGGTCTATTCAGGAAGTGCAGATCAGGTTCTTGATGGCAGCCGCCGGGGCAGGGGTGATCGAATTGCAGATGGATGAACCCGATTTGCGCGAAGCTATGGCCGCGCAGGAAGAAGAACTGCGGGCAAGTCTACGGGTGAGTGCCCTTGAAGGTTCGGCCTATACCTATCAGGCCTTCTCGGACGAGGAGATGGTCACATATGCCGAAGCGCTGGAGAAGCCAGAGATGAAGCAGGTGTATGACCTGATGAATGCCGTGCAATATGAAATTATGGCCGACCGGTTTGAAGCCGTAGCCGCCCGCCTGCGCCTCATGCAACCAAGTCAGGATTTGTAA
- a CDS encoding RlmE family RNA methyltransferase: MGKTPTGKNTSGRGQRDLKVKVKSARGRKLSSTRWLQRQLNDPYVKRAKAEGYRGRAAFKIMELDDKYRFLVPGARIVDLGAAPGGWCQVAVKRSNILGEKSGKAKGTILAIDLQEMEPIAGCEIYQLDFMEDDADIKVKDWLGGRADVVMSDMAAASSGHKQTDHNRIIALCEAAAYFAFDVLEEGGTFIAKTLAGGAEGDLQKLLKQRFTKVANFKPPSSRQDSSEKFVVALGFKGAPEKDVDGQV; the protein is encoded by the coding sequence ATGGGCAAGACGCCAACAGGTAAAAATACATCAGGTCGCGGACAGCGCGACCTGAAGGTCAAAGTTAAATCCGCCCGCGGTCGCAAGCTTAGCTCGACGCGCTGGTTGCAACGGCAATTGAACGACCCTTACGTAAAGCGCGCGAAGGCCGAAGGCTATCGCGGGCGCGCAGCCTTCAAAATTATGGAACTTGACGACAAATACCGCTTTCTGGTGCCCGGTGCGCGTATCGTCGATCTGGGTGCAGCCCCCGGTGGCTGGTGTCAGGTGGCGGTCAAACGCTCGAACATCCTAGGCGAAAAAAGCGGCAAGGCAAAAGGCACTATTCTGGCGATTGACCTGCAGGAGATGGAGCCGATCGCAGGCTGCGAAATCTACCAGCTCGACTTTATGGAAGATGACGCGGACATAAAGGTGAAGGACTGGCTTGGCGGGCGTGCCGATGTAGTGATGTCAGACATGGCTGCGGCCTCTTCTGGGCATAAGCAGACGGACCATAACCGCATCATCGCCCTGTGCGAAGCTGCGGCCTATTTCGCGTTCGACGTGCTCGAGGAAGGCGGTACTTTTATCGCCAAAACCCTCGCAGGCGGTGCTGAGGGCGATTTGCAGAAACTGCTCAAGCAACGCTTTACCAAAGTGGCGAACTTTAAACCACCGTCAAGCCGTCAGGATAGCTCTGAGAAGTTTGTCGTCGCGCTGGGGTTCAAGGGAGCGCCGGAAAAAGACGTTGATGGCCAAGTTTGA
- a CDS encoding Ppx/GppA phosphatase family protein, whose amino-acid sequence MAPKRSKGAGALERKSQTALSPAPVSSRSNDLYAALDLGTNSCRMLIAQPKGGGFHVVDSFSKSVQLGAGLEKTGRLSRGSMARTIQALRICQQKLRRNKVGKMRLVATEACRRAVNGDEFMRRITRETGLRLEIIAPEQEAQLAVISCAPLVNDKTENLLVVDIGGGSTELVWIDISGVPKADRAQSIMRLHNGFIQAPTDIPAARVVDWISVPLGVATLRDQFSDVEDDAARFALMSWFFEENLADFTPYQSAQPQERFQIVGTSGTVTTVAASHLGLRRYDRTKVDGMSMTSREIDKVIHQYLAMGPEGRRVDPCIGNDRSALIMSGAAILQALMRCWPTDRLSVADRGLREGLLYAQMSADGVLEEGTF is encoded by the coding sequence ATGGCGCCAAAGCGCTCCAAAGGTGCGGGTGCGCTCGAACGTAAATCGCAGACGGCTCTGAGCCCCGCGCCAGTTTCGTCCAGATCGAACGACCTCTATGCGGCCCTTGATCTGGGCACAAATAGCTGTCGCATGTTGATCGCCCAGCCAAAGGGCGGCGGTTTTCATGTGGTGGACAGTTTCTCGAAGTCGGTCCAGTTGGGCGCAGGCCTCGAGAAAACCGGGCGTTTATCGCGCGGATCGATGGCGCGCACCATACAGGCATTGCGCATCTGCCAGCAGAAACTCCGCCGCAACAAAGTCGGCAAAATGCGCCTTGTCGCAACAGAGGCCTGCCGCCGTGCGGTAAACGGTGACGAGTTCATGCGCCGCATAACCCGCGAGACCGGTTTGCGTCTCGAGATAATTGCCCCCGAACAAGAGGCGCAACTTGCTGTGATTTCCTGTGCGCCGCTGGTGAACGACAAGACGGAAAATCTGCTTGTGGTAGACATCGGAGGCGGCTCGACCGAACTGGTCTGGATTGACATATCGGGCGTCCCGAAAGCAGACCGTGCCCAATCTATCATGCGGCTACACAACGGGTTTATTCAGGCACCAACCGATATTCCCGCAGCCCGTGTGGTTGACTGGATATCAGTGCCATTGGGGGTAGCAACTCTGCGCGATCAATTCTCCGATGTAGAGGACGACGCTGCGCGGTTTGCCCTCATGAGCTGGTTTTTCGAGGAAAATCTGGCGGATTTTACGCCCTATCAGTCCGCGCAACCCCAAGAGCGCTTTCAGATTGTGGGGACTTCGGGTACAGTAACAACTGTGGCTGCCAGCCATTTGGGTCTGCGCCGCTATGACCGCACCAAGGTCGACGGGATGAGCATGACAAGCCGCGAAATTGACAAGGTTATTCACCAATATCTCGCGATGGGGCCGGAGGGCAGGCGGGTTGACCCCTGCATAGGCAACGACCGCTCCGCGCTGATTATGTCTGGCGCGGCGATTTTACAGGCGCTGATGCGCTGCTGGCCAACGGACCGTCTTAGCGTGGCGGATCGCGGTCTGCGCGAAGGTCTGTTATACGCACAAATGAGCGCGGACGGCGTGCTCGAAGAGGGAACATTCTGA
- a CDS encoding virulence factor → MAQVVIVYWRDIPAQVIVGKGRRGEKRILPERFEQAIDRAAMKVGAEGDDAYLAEWRKAEPVEVDGDDAAVADAEAARLDAEYDRERIKALIANDGWA, encoded by the coding sequence GTGGCACAAGTGGTTATTGTCTATTGGCGGGATATTCCTGCGCAGGTGATCGTTGGCAAAGGCCGCCGCGGCGAAAAGCGGATATTGCCAGAGCGCTTCGAGCAAGCGATTGACCGTGCCGCGATGAAAGTCGGCGCCGAGGGAGATGATGCCTACCTTGCGGAGTGGCGCAAGGCTGAGCCAGTTGAAGTCGATGGCGATGATGCCGCAGTCGCCGATGCCGAGGCGGCCCGTCTGGACGCAGAATATGACCGAGAGCGTATCAAAGCGCTGATTGCAAACGACGGCTGGGCCTGA
- a CDS encoding methylenetetrahydrofolate reductase, which translates to MALLNFRKKVETPAEVIPAVEAFLQDFSIEVMPRTAEKVEDFPDLLPKGTRVYIAHIEGTPIEEMVATAARLNADGYKVMPHFPARIIKDRATLADWIARYQGQADVKQALLLAGGVAAPYGEFSDSMQLMETGLFDAAGFERLHVAGHPEGNRDIDVKGTANVDAALRWKNDFQTRTDAKMAIATQFAFEAKPIIAWADSLRDAGITIPVHIGIAGPAKLQTLIKFAIACGVGPSLKVLQKRAMDVTKLLLPYEPNEIIEQLAAHKAENPDFNISHVHFFPLGGIKTNATWTHAHGGASAVPASAT; encoded by the coding sequence ATGGCACTGTTGAATTTTCGCAAAAAAGTCGAAACCCCTGCCGAAGTTATACCCGCCGTCGAGGCGTTCTTGCAGGACTTCTCGATCGAGGTGATGCCGCGTACAGCAGAAAAGGTCGAAGACTTCCCAGATCTCCTCCCCAAGGGGACCCGCGTCTATATCGCCCACATCGAGGGAACTCCGATAGAAGAAATGGTCGCGACAGCGGCTCGGTTGAATGCGGATGGCTATAAGGTCATGCCCCACTTCCCTGCGCGCATCATCAAGGACCGCGCCACGCTGGCCGACTGGATCGCCCGCTATCAGGGTCAGGCGGATGTGAAACAGGCGCTGTTGCTGGCGGGCGGTGTCGCCGCCCCCTACGGCGAATTCAGCGACAGCATGCAATTAATGGAGACCGGCCTTTTTGATGCTGCCGGTTTCGAGCGTTTGCATGTGGCAGGTCATCCCGAAGGTAACCGCGATATCGATGTCAAAGGCACCGCCAATGTCGATGCCGCCCTGCGCTGGAAAAATGACTTCCAAACCCGCACGGATGCAAAGATGGCCATCGCGACCCAGTTCGCGTTCGAGGCGAAACCGATCATTGCCTGGGCTGACAGCCTGCGCGATGCAGGTATCACAATCCCGGTGCATATCGGCATCGCGGGGCCGGCAAAACTCCAGACCTTGATCAAATTCGCAATCGCTTGCGGTGTGGGCCCCTCACTCAAGGTCCTGCAAAAGCGCGCGATGGATGTCACCAAATTGCTACTCCCCTACGAGCCGAACGAGATCATCGAGCAGCTCGCGGCACACAAGGCTGAAAACCCTGACTTCAACATCAGCCACGTTCATTTCTTCCCGCTGGGCGGAATCAAAACCAACGCCACATGGACGCATGCACATGGCGGCGCTTCTGCTGTCCCTGCATCTGCCACCTGA
- a CDS encoding methyltetrahydrofolate--corrinoid methyltransferase, translating to MTRTIVESKTKTAIIGFDQPFCVIGERINPTGRKILAEELERGDYSRVEADAIAQAAAGANILDVNSGAVFSNKMAEDPRYADNNFVEPMLMPEMIKRVQAVTDCPICIDSSVPGALEKGLEACEGRPLLNSVTGEEERLELVLPLVKKYNVPVVAISNDDTGISEDPDVRFAVAKKIVERAADFGIPAYDIVVDPLVMPIGAMATAGHQVFTLVRRLREELGVNTTCGASNISFGLPNRHGINNAFLPMAMGAGMTSAIMNPIALPVSAAKVAEKRAELAALGLVLPEDMDDEALVQLFGMGSTLPRPGKEMEAIRAANFLFDRDPHGGDWIRFNKVAPKAGQEGRGRAGRVGGRRRG from the coding sequence ATGACCAGAACAATCGTCGAATCCAAAACAAAAACGGCAATCATCGGCTTTGACCAGCCTTTCTGCGTCATCGGAGAACGGATTAACCCCACAGGCCGCAAAATCCTCGCCGAGGAGCTGGAGCGCGGCGATTACTCCCGGGTGGAGGCAGATGCCATCGCACAGGCCGCTGCGGGCGCGAACATCCTCGATGTGAATTCGGGCGCTGTGTTCTCGAACAAGATGGCCGAAGATCCACGTTATGCCGACAACAACTTTGTCGAGCCGATGCTGATGCCCGAAATGATCAAACGCGTTCAGGCCGTCACCGACTGCCCTATTTGTATCGACAGTTCAGTGCCTGGCGCTCTGGAAAAAGGGCTGGAAGCCTGCGAGGGGCGCCCCTTGCTGAACTCTGTCACCGGCGAGGAAGAGCGGCTCGAATTGGTCCTGCCGTTGGTGAAAAAATACAACGTGCCGGTAGTGGCGATCTCGAACGACGATACCGGCATCTCCGAGGATCCGGATGTACGTTTTGCTGTTGCTAAAAAGATCGTCGAGCGGGCAGCAGATTTCGGCATTCCGGCCTATGATATCGTCGTTGATCCGCTGGTGATGCCGATTGGTGCGATGGCAACAGCCGGTCATCAGGTTTTTACATTGGTGCGCCGTCTGCGCGAGGAATTGGGTGTGAACACGACATGCGGTGCGTCCAACATCAGCTTTGGTCTACCCAACCGTCACGGGATCAACAACGCATTCCTGCCGATGGCCATGGGCGCAGGCATGACTTCCGCGATTATGAACCCCATCGCCCTGCCCGTAAGTGCCGCCAAAGTAGCAGAGAAGCGCGCCGAACTTGCCGCGCTCGGACTGGTCCTGCCCGAAGATATGGACGATGAGGCGCTGGTGCAGCTTTTTGGTATGGGCTCAACACTGCCACGTCCAGGCAAGGAAATGGAAGCCATCCGTGCTGCCAACTTCCTGTTTGACCGTGATCCGCACGGCGGCGACTGGATCAGGTTCAACAAGGTAGCGCCCAAAGCAGGTCAGGAAGGCCGTGGGCGCGCAGGCCGTGTCGGTGGTCGGCGCCGCGGATGA
- a CDS encoding acetamidase/formamidase family protein: MNELKAGPETCHWGFFDATLPPVLTIKSGEEVVINTVSGAPAVLPDAGDGFYIPPELLALHAMGPPAMPGHILTGPVAVEGAQAGDVLQVDILDVTLAQDWGYNMIRPLVGTLPLDFPEQNLTIIPLDGSRGEATMPWGLKLPLAPFFGVMAVAPPQGWGRISTIEPRAHGGNLDNKELVAGTTLYLPVHAEGALFSCGDGHGAQGDGEVCVTAIETALKGRFRLTVRRDLDITYPQAETPTHIITMGMHADLDQCVEIALRRMIEVVADRVKISRAEAYMLCSLAGDLRITQTVNREKGVHMMMAKNLL; this comes from the coding sequence ATGAATGAGCTAAAAGCCGGACCCGAAACCTGTCATTGGGGATTTTTCGACGCCACACTGCCGCCCGTCCTGACCATAAAAAGTGGCGAAGAGGTTGTGATCAACACTGTATCGGGTGCGCCTGCCGTTTTGCCGGACGCGGGAGACGGTTTTTATATCCCACCCGAGTTGCTTGCACTACATGCAATGGGCCCTCCTGCGATGCCGGGCCATATCTTGACCGGTCCCGTGGCTGTGGAGGGCGCGCAAGCGGGAGATGTTTTGCAGGTCGACATTCTCGATGTGACGCTGGCACAGGACTGGGGCTATAACATGATCCGCCCGTTGGTCGGAACGCTGCCGCTGGATTTTCCCGAGCAGAACCTGACGATCATTCCGCTGGACGGGTCACGTGGCGAGGCCACGATGCCTTGGGGGCTGAAATTGCCATTGGCCCCGTTTTTCGGGGTGATGGCTGTTGCACCACCGCAGGGCTGGGGGCGGATATCTACAATCGAACCGCGCGCCCATGGTGGCAATCTGGACAATAAAGAATTGGTGGCAGGGACCACGCTGTATCTGCCTGTGCATGCCGAGGGGGCGCTGTTTTCCTGCGGCGATGGTCACGGTGCGCAGGGCGATGGCGAGGTGTGTGTGACCGCCATTGAAACAGCGCTAAAGGGGCGGTTTCGTCTGACTGTGCGCCGCGATCTCGACATCACCTACCCGCAGGCAGAAACGCCTACGCATATTATCACGATGGGGATGCATGCGGATCTGGACCAATGCGTAGAGATTGCGTTGCGGCGGATGATCGAGGTGGTGGCAGACCGCGTCAAGATCAGCCGCGCTGAGGCTTATATGCTATGTTCACTGGCCGGTGATCTGCGGATTACCCAGACGGTTAACCGCGAGAAGGGTGTACATATGATGATGGCAAAAAATCTGCTATAA